In Colletotrichum lupini chromosome 6, complete sequence, a single window of DNA contains:
- a CDS encoding glutathione-dependent formaldehyde-activating enzyme, protein MMTQVKRNQLITGALRVSNLNNHHNILQTETILSGNRQRNSSNIIQSVIIKRLRLKMDVECQCGTVVFKTPAPEPLDIYCCHCSQCRKQSASAFGTSAIFPADGLFPLSDDLESKLQVWTRPTKSGGHMDCFFCRLCGSRVFHRTYDENGVPKSTVSIEGGLILGLKMDRGKHIWTSSAVWQGLKGSEGLKVSKYICNPRLAVE, encoded by the exons ATGATGACTCAAGTGAAGCGAAACCAGCTGATCACTGGCGCCCTTCGCGTGTCAAACCTGAACAACCATCACAACATCCTTCAAA CCGAGACCATATTATCAGGAAATCGGCAACGCAACAGTTCCAACATCATCCAGTCAGTCATCATCAAGCGTCTTCGGCTCAAAATGGACGTGGAATGTCAATGCGGCACAGTTGTATTCAAGACTCCAGCACCTGAACCCCTTGATATCTACTGCTGCCACTGCTCGCAATGTCGCAAGCAATCTGCTTCAGCATTTGGTACATCGGCAATCTTCCCCGCTGATGGCCTCTTCCCGCTCTCGGATGATCTCGAGTCGAAGCTGCAGGTCTGGACTCGTCCCACAAAGAGCGGCGGGCACATGGACTGCTTTTTCTGCCGGCTATGCGGGAGCCGGGTTTTTCATCGCACATATGATGAGAATGGAGTACCCAAATCAACAGTCAGCATCGAAGGGGGACTGATCTTGGGACTCAAGATGGACAGGGGAAAGCATATCTGGACGAGCAGCGCGGTC TGGCAAGGATTGAAAGGCTCTGAAGGCCTCAAAGTGAGCAAATACATCTGCAATCCTCGTTTGGCTGTTGAATAA
- a CDS encoding polysaccharide deacetylase, which translates to ESSPLEAPHCRPRAVVLLNLAPGRSKVRLEPRSELPKRSHPAVHPMSNNPTKEVFPSFSFSSRDEIEVLRSPRYSKFFDRNIDSPIMLLDTIVTGLLMAASAAAIPIENPMELIKRAPSAGVVIQKCAKPGVFALAYDDGPYQYTSQLVDILNNGGAKATFFMTGTLYGCIYNQRTAVKKAFDSGHQIASHTWTHPSTFGSLTTAQLTTEMQKLEQAMVNIIGKKPAYMRPPYLATGGSVLSTMKTLGYKVITDDVDSGDWNGQTPAQSEAKFTAAGASGNGHIPLMHETYATTVQTLTPWLINWAKQNNLKLVTVAECLDDASGAYQSGSFTGNGATTC; encoded by the exons GAATCGAGCCCCCTAGAGGCCCCTCACTGCCGGCCTCGCGCCGTGGTACTCTTGAATCTTGCCCCTGGGAGAAGCAAGGTTCGTCTTGAGCCACGAAGCGAACTCCCGAAGAGGTCGCACCCGGCCGTTCACCCCATGTCCAACAACCCCACAAAGGAGGTGTTCCCGTCCTTTTCGTTCTCTAGTCGTGACGAGATTGAAGTGCTTCGT TCCCCTCGCTACTCAAAATTCTTCGACAGAAACATCGATTCGCCCATCATGCTTCTCGATACCATTGTCACCGGTCTCCTGATGGCCGCCAGCGCGGCCGCCATCCCTATCGAGAACCCCATGGAGCTCATCAAGCGCGCCCCGAGCGCTGGCGTCGTGATCCAAAAGTGCGCCAAGCCCGGCGTCTTCGCCCTCGCCTACGACGATGGCCCGTACCAGTACACTTCCCAGCTCGTCGACATCCTGAACAACGGCGGCGCCAAGGCCACTTTCTTCATGACGGGAACCCTCTACGGGTGCATCTACAACCAGCGCACCGCCGTCAAGAAGGCCTTCGACTCTGGCCACCAGATTGCCTCGCACACCTGGACCCACCCGTCCACCTTTGGTAGCTTGACCACGGCGCAGCTCACGACCGAGATGCAGAAGCTCGAACAGGCGATGGTCAACATCATCGGCAAGAAGCCTGCATACATGCGCCCGCCGTACCTCGCTACCGGCGGATCCGTGCTCTCGACGATGAAGACGCTGGGATACAAGGTCATCACTGATGATGTAGACTCTGGCGATTGGAACGGGCAGACGCCGGCGCAGAGCGAGGCCAAGTTCACTGCTGCTGGCGCGAGCGGCAACGGACATATCCCTCTCATGCACGAGACCTACGCAACCACGGTGCAGACTTTGACCCCGTGGTTGATCAACTGGGCGAAGCAGAACAACCTCAAGCTGGTTACTGTTG CTGAATGTCTCGATGATGCCAGCGGCGCGTACCAGTCTGGCTCTTTCACTGGCAACGGCGCGACAACTTGCTAG